Below is a genomic region from Catenuloplanes atrovinosus.
GCCTCCGGCGTCAGCGCCTCCCGGCGCGTCCGTAGATAGTCACCCAGCCGCTCCGCCATGCGCCCATCCTGGCGCATGACGCCCGGCCGTGCTCGCCCCCGGCTACCGCACCGCGCCGAGGCGGGCCCGGACGCGGTCGGCTATCGCCCGGATGTGGGGCGTGCGCACGTGCGCGACCAGCGCGTTCGGCGAGCCGGGGCCGTGCCGGTGCAGCATGTCCGCGATGCGGTCGTCGATGGCGAGCGGCTCGCCGCGGGAGCCGACGGTCTGGTCCGCGAACGTCAGCGCGTCCGACGTCGGCGAGGCCTCGTCCGGGTAGTGCGCCATCTCCGCCTCGAGGCCGTGCACCGCGGCGACGAAGCAGGCGCCGGAGTGGTTCGCCACCAGGCTGGAGATGCGGATGGGCCAGCCGTGCCGGTCGAGCAGGCGGGCGCCGTCCAGCGGGTGGAAGCCGGTGGCTCGGGCCAGCTCGCCGTAGCCGATGTCGTGCAGCCACGCGGACGCGATCAGGATCTCGCGGTCCACGGGCGGGACCGCGGCGGCGAGCTGCTCCGCGCGGGCGGCCACGGCGGCGGTGTGCAGCCATCGGTTGCCCAGGTCACCGATCACGGCCCGGGCCAGCTCGCGGGCGGCGTCGGCGGTGGGTCGGAGCAGAACCGAAGGCATCTGACCACGGTACGGCCGGACAAGGGGGCGTTGACCAGGCAGTTCGCCCCCTGTTCACCCAGGTTTCAGTGGCCGGTAGCTGACTCCTTGCTCAGACGTTCCGCAATGATCGCCGTGACCCGGTTGCGCGTGGGCGCGTCCAGCGTCGTGCGGTCCAGGCGGCGGGCGGCCAGGTCGAGCACCGCGTGCGCCACGCGGCCGATCACCGGGTCGGTGAGACCGTCGCGGGCGGCGGGCTCCCAGCGGCCGGCCGCGGGTGCGGCCAGGTCGCGGGCGAGGTCGGTGGTCTCGTCGTCGGCCAGCAGCGCGGCGACGACGGCGACCGGGGCGATCCACTCGCTGCCGGGCTGCGCGTCCAGGCAGCGGACCTCGAGGTAGCCGCGCGGCCGGATCGGCGGGAACAGCAGGGTGAGGTGGTACTCCAGGTCCTCGGTGGTGGGCGGGGTGTCCAGCGCGCCGTCGATCCAGTCGTTGAACGTGAGGCCGCGCGGCGCCTCCCAGTCCCGGTCGTCGCGGCGGACGCAGAGCAGCGGCGCGGCGAGCGCGTGCCGGGCCCAGGCGTGCGCCGGGTCGGCGCCGAGGTCGATGGCGCGGGTGAGCTGGCGATCGACGCCGAACCAGGCGCGCATGCGAGCGGAGCGCCAGCCGGTGTCGATGCCGCCCTGGCGGTGCGACGTGGCGAACGCGGCCATCAGCGCGGGGCCGGCGGCGTAGAGCGCGGCCCAGCGCGCGGCGAGCTGGTGGGGCTCGCCCGCGTCCACGCACGCCTGCAGGCCGGCGGTGTTGCACATCATCACCCGCCCGGCCGGACCGGTGCGGTCGAAGGCCTTCTCCAGCGCGTCGAACCGCGGGGTGCGCAGCAGGCGGCGCGGTGACCGCCACGGGTCCAGGCCGTGCTCGCCGAGCACCAGGCCCTCGGCCGCGAGCAGCGTGGCCAGCTGGCGGCGGTCGCCCTCGGTCGCGGCGTAGAGCGCGGTCAGCGACCGGAACGGCGCGGACGAGATCTCCACCTGGCCGCCCGGCTCGACCGTCACCGGCGTGCCGTTGTCCAGCGTCTCATGGGGACCGTCCGGCGCGATCGTGTGCGGCGCGTGCGGGCCGAGCGCGCGGCGCAGGCTATCCGGGTCGAGCGGGCGGGCCGGGTCGTCCGCGTGGTGGACGGTGAACTCCAGCTCGGCGCCGATCAGCCGGGACGGTCCGGTCCGGAAGCAGACGGAGGCGATGTGCTCCTCGGCCTGATCCCGGTCGATGACCGGGGTGTGCGGCGCGATGATGGTGGATGTGGACAAGACCAGAGCCTCCGGGACGCGTGGCATCAGCGAGTTTCCCCGTGTGGACGTGCGGAATCGCGTCGCGCCCGCGCCGGCCCGGGCGGCAACAACCCACGCGACGTTACCGGCTCGCTGCGTAAGGTGATACCCCCAGGTCGTGCAAATCTCAGATCCGGAAGTTCACCGCGAGCGGCCCATCCACTCAGGACATTCGCACAGCGCGGACCTGGGGGTACGCCCACCGGGGCGCGGCGCCGGAGGGCAGGCCCGGCACCGCGACCGTCCCGACCGTGTGCCGGGCCTGCCCATCACACGACTCAGCGCCGGCCGCCGAGGTTCCGTCACGCCCGGAGGATCACCAGTGCGCCAGATCACCCCGCGCCCGAATACGGCCCGACCTGCACCCATCCCTGATGCGTCACTGTCACACGGAGTGGGTAGTTTTCACGTATGCCAGAGGCCCCCACCATGATCGCCGGTCGTTACCGGCTCGGCGAAGCGATCGGCTCCGGCGGCATGGGCCGGGTGTGGCTCGCCCACGACGAGCGCCTCGACCGCGATGTCGCCATCAAGGAAATCGTGCTTCCGCCCGGCAGCGAGGAGGACGCGGCGGTCGCCCGCCGCCGCACGCTGCGCGAGGCGCGGGCGGCCGCGCGGCTCAACCATCCGGGGGTCGTCGGCGTCTACGACGTGTTCGAGGCGGACGGCAAGCCGTGGATCGTGATGGAGCACGTGCCGTCCCGCTCGCTCAAGGAGATCGTGCAGCAGGACGGGCCGCTCGACGACCGCCAGGCCGCGGTGATCGGGCTGGACATCCTGGAGGCGCTCCAGGCCGCGCACAAGGCCGGCGTCCAGCACCGCGACGTGAAGCCGGCGAACGTGCTGATCGCCGACGACGGCCGCGTGGTGCTCACCGACTTCGGCATCGCCACCATCGAGGGCGACGGGCTGATCACCAGCTCCGGGCAGCAGCTGCACGCCTCGCTGGACTACATGGCGCCGGAGCGCGCGCAGGAGGGCGAGGCGACGGCCGCGGCCGACCTGTGGTCGCTCGGCGCCACGCTCTACGACGCGGTCGAGGGCCGGGCGCCGTTCCACCGCTCGTCCGCGGTCGGCACGCTGACCGCGATCGCGGCCGACCCGCCGGACCCGATGGAGCGCGCCGGCGCGCTGGCCCCGGTGATCGACGGGCTGCTGAAGAAGAACCCGGGCGAGCGCCTGTCCGCCGCGGAGGCGACCCGCCTGCTGCAGGCCGCCGCGGACGGCAAGGTCGCGCGCGCGACCGCGGCGCCGGTGGCGCCGGCCAAACCCGATCACAAGCCCGCCACGGTCCGGACGACGCCGCGGCGCCCGCTGCTGATCGGCGCCGCGGTCGTGCTGGTGCTGGTCGTGGCGCTGGTCGCGTTCATCGCGCTGCGGCCGGACGGCACCACCGGGCCCGGCACCGGCGACAACGTGGCGGCCGATCCGACCGGCACCGCTGCCGGCGCGCCCTCGGCCGTACCGTCGGATGATCCCGCTCCACCGTCGGCGGAGCCGACGCTGACCGGCGCGGCCAACCCGTCGCCGAGCGGCGGCGCGGCCCCCGGCGGCGGCAGCGAGGGCGACGGCACCGAGGGCGGCGGCGGGCGCCCGCAGCTCCCGCAGGGCTGGCGGGACTACACCGATCCGACCGGCTTCAAGGTGTACGTGCCGAACGGCTGGACACGGTCGCAGGAGGGGACCGAGGTGTACTTCACCGGCAGCAACGGCCGGGTGCTCCTCATCGACCAGACCAACGAGCCCAAACCGGACCCGGTCGCGGACTGGAACTCCCAGCGTGACTACCGCGTCGGTCGCGGCGAATTCCCCGGCTACACCGAGGTGAAGATCGTCGCGGTGGACTACTTCCAGAAGGCGGCGGACTGGGAGTGGCTGTACAACGAGAGCTACGGGCGGGTGCACGTCAACAACCGCGGCGTGATCACCGCGCCGGACCAGGCCTACGGCATCTACTGGCAGACGAACGAGGCGGACTGGGCGGCGTCGCAGTCCGACCTCCAGCTCATCTACGAGAGCTTCGTGCCGCGCCCGTGATCGCTTGACCTGAACCGCGATTGAGGTTCGACGCTGGGCGCATGGCTGACTCAGCGCTCGACGAGGCGTACGCACGACTGACGAACACCGGACCGGAACGGGACGGCTGGCTCTCCAACCACGCGCCGATGGCGGTGGAGGTGCTGGCCGCCCGCGGTCTCGCCGCCCGGGTGCACGGCTGGATCGACGGGTACGCGGACCGGCTCTCCGAGCGGCCGCGCGGGATCGCGCCGATCCGGCCCGCGGAGTGGCGCGACCCGCTCGGCGACCCGGTCCGCACCGGCGACTGGCTGGACTTCTTCGCCCGCGAGACGGCCGCGGCGCCGTGGCGCGAGGTGCTGGTCGCCTGGTGGCCGCGGCTGCTGCCCGGCATCGCGGCCGGCGCCACGCACGGGGTGATCAGAGTCGGTCACGCGGTGCGCGCGCTGCGCGGGGCCGAGACGCCGGAACGGGTTGCCGAGCTGGGTCAGGGGCTGGCGTACTGGGCGGCCCGCTGGCAGCCGCTGGCGCCGGCCGGCGCGGGGCCCTACCGGGCGAGCGATCCGCGGTCGGCGCTGGACGCGGTGCCGCTGGTGCGCGACCAGCGCTACGGCATCCGGTCCCGGCTGGCGCAGCTCGCCGCGATGCCGTCGTGGGCGGTCACGGCGGGCGCGATTCCCACGGTGCCGGTGGGCGCCGGCTCCGGGGACGCGCCCACCTCGTCGCCGCCCGCCGCCGCGGTGGCGGCGATCGCGGACGCGGCGGTGGCCCGGCACGCCACGCACGGTCACCGCGACCCGGTCATGCTGGTGCACGCGGCCACCGCGCCGACCGCGGTGCTGCGCGTGCTGCCCGAGCTGCCGGCCGGGCTGCACCGGGCCAGCCTGGCCGCGGCGTGGGCGGCCACCGCGGCGGTGACGGCCGCGTACGCCGCGCCGACGCCGCGCCCGGCGCCTGCCGGGCCGGTGGAGCGGGACGAGGTGCTGGACCGGGCGCTCGCCACCGGCGATCCGCACGCGATCAAGTTCGCCGACGCGGCCGTCGACGCCTACGCCCGTACCGGGGATGCCCGGCACCTGACCGCGTCCGCGGTGGCCACGGCGGACATCGGCTGAGCCGGTCACCCGGCGGTGCGGCGACGGGCGGCCTGCCGGCGGCGGTACTGGCGTTCGGCGCGGGCGAGCAGGCGTCGCCGGCCGCCGGGGAACCGGCCGGCGACGTGCGTGACGGGGAGGTTGACGGCCGCGCGCCACAGCCCGTACCACGGCAGGCGCGGCGGCAGGCCGAGGTCGCGCAGGGCGGCGGGGCCGAGCAGCCAGGTGGCGAGCGAGAGCGCGCGATCGCGCGGTTCCGGCACGCCGGCCTCGATCAGCGCGCGGGCCAGCGCCAGGCTGTTGCCGTCCGGCGGCGGGTCATGGGCGAGCAGGTGGTAGAGCAGGCGGCGGCCGTGGCGTTCGTCGCGCGGCAGCCAGCGGTCGGCCACGCCCAGCAGCCACCCGACGTAGCGCCACAGGTGCATCACGGCCGCGCCGTCCGCGCGCCCGACGCGCACCCCGAGCAGACGCAGGTGCAGCAGGAAGCTGGTGCTGAACACGCCCAGCGTGCTGGCCTGGTCGTACTGGTTGATCGGCACGCCGCGGGCCGCCCGGTCCCAGCCCGGGTCCGCCTCCAGCCGGTGATTGACCATGGCGTGCATGACCCGGACGTGCAGCGTCAGCCGGTGGCCCTCGGCGCCGGGGCGCAGACCGCCGGGCGCGGTCACGGCGCGCCACCAGTCGGTCGTCTCCGCGATCCGGAGCGCGGTCGCGTCGCCGGTCAGCCGGCCGGTGCGGACCAGCGGCTCCAGCGCGGCGGCGGTGCGGTATCCGCCGAGCAGCGAGCCGTAGGCCAGCACCAGGTCGGCGTCCGCACCGAACGCGCGGCACGTCTCCGCGCCGCGCGCCAGCAGCGCCTCGTCCAGCCAGGACGGTGGGACGCGCACCGTCTCCAGGAAGCGCTCCATCGGTGCGGGCGCGGGGGCGGCCGGGTCGGCGAGCGCGGCCCGGATCTGCGCCTGGGTGACCGTGTGGTCGTCGAGCAGCGCGCGGGCCAGCGCGGCGCCCGGCTCGTCCCGTTCCAGCAGCGCGGCGCGCAGCGCGTCCAGTTCGTCGGGGGTGGGGTGTGCGCCGGGGCCGGCCGTCAGCCGGAGCGGGCGGGCGGCACGTTCCGCCCACCCACCGCCCGCGCCGAACCGGGCAGGGGTGACCATGTTCCGACCATAAAACAGGTGGGTACGGCGTGCCGGTCGAGGAAGCGGTGGTTCCACCTCAGGCGTGCGGTGCGCGCATGCGCAGCAGGCGGCGGGCGAGGGTGAGCAGGTGGGTGCGCAGCTCGTCGTCGGTGAGGTCGGCGAGGCCGGGATCGCGGCCGGCCGTGGCCATGCCGCCGGCCAGCAGCGTGGCGGCCACCCGGCTCTCCGGGTCACCGGCGGAGGCGCCGAGGATCGCGGCGCTGAGCCGGCGGGCCTGGGTGGCGAGGCCGGCGTGGCCGCCGATCAGCGCGGCCATGGCGGGGTCCCCGGAGAGGACCGCGGCGCGCTCGCGGTCGGTCACCATCAGCTCGACCACGCCGGTGAGCGCGGTCTCGCGGCGGGCGGCCCGGGTGGGTGCGGCCTCCGCGGCGTCCGCGACCGCGGCGAGCGCGTCGATCGCGGGCTGGACGACCGCGAGCGCGATCTCCTCCTTGGTGGCGAACTGGTGATAGACCGCGGCCTTGGTGACGCCGAGCTCGTCCGCGATCATCCGCAGCGACGTGCCGCCGACGCCGTGTGCGGCGTAGAGCCGGAGCGTGGCGTCGAGCAGGCGCCGGCGGGCCTCGCCCGGTGGTCGTCTCACGCGATGAGACTAGCCGACCGGCTACTCCGTCGCGCGAGATCCGGGTG
It encodes:
- a CDS encoding oxygenase MpaB family protein; this translates as MVTPARFGAGGGWAERAARPLRLTAGPGAHPTPDELDALRAALLERDEPGAALARALLDDHTVTQAQIRAALADPAAPAPAPMERFLETVRVPPSWLDEALLARGAETCRAFGADADLVLAYGSLLGGYRTAAALEPLVRTGRLTGDATALRIAETTDWWRAVTAPGGLRPGAEGHRLTLHVRVMHAMVNHRLEADPGWDRAARGVPINQYDQASTLGVFSTSFLLHLRLLGVRVGRADGAAVMHLWRYVGWLLGVADRWLPRDERHGRRLLYHLLAHDPPPDGNSLALARALIEAGVPEPRDRALSLATWLLGPAALRDLGLPPRLPWYGLWRAAVNLPVTHVAGRFPGGRRRLLARAERQYRRRQAARRRTAG
- a CDS encoding TetR/AcrR family transcriptional regulator; protein product: MRRPPGEARRRLLDATLRLYAAHGVGGTSLRMIADELGVTKAAVYHQFATKEEIALAVVQPAIDALAAVADAAEAAPTRAARRETALTGVVELMVTDRERAAVLSGDPAMAALIGGHAGLATQARRLSAAILGASAGDPESRVAATLLAGGMATAGRDPGLADLTDDELRTHLLTLARRLLRMRAPHA
- the egtA gene encoding ergothioneine biosynthesis glutamate--cysteine ligase EgtA — translated: MSTSTIIAPHTPVIDRDQAEEHIASVCFRTGPSRLIGAELEFTVHHADDPARPLDPDSLRRALGPHAPHTIAPDGPHETLDNGTPVTVEPGGQVEISSAPFRSLTALYAATEGDRRQLATLLAAEGLVLGEHGLDPWRSPRRLLRTPRFDALEKAFDRTGPAGRVMMCNTAGLQACVDAGEPHQLAARWAALYAAGPALMAAFATSHRQGGIDTGWRSARMRAWFGVDRQLTRAIDLGADPAHAWARHALAAPLLCVRRDDRDWEAPRGLTFNDWIDGALDTPPTTEDLEYHLTLLFPPIRPRGYLEVRCLDAQPGSEWIAPVAVVAALLADDETTDLARDLAAPAAGRWEPAARDGLTDPVIGRVAHAVLDLAARRLDRTTLDAPTRNRVTAIIAERLSKESATGH
- a CDS encoding questin oxidase family protein codes for the protein MADSALDEAYARLTNTGPERDGWLSNHAPMAVEVLAARGLAARVHGWIDGYADRLSERPRGIAPIRPAEWRDPLGDPVRTGDWLDFFARETAAAPWREVLVAWWPRLLPGIAAGATHGVIRVGHAVRALRGAETPERVAELGQGLAYWAARWQPLAPAGAGPYRASDPRSALDAVPLVRDQRYGIRSRLAQLAAMPSWAVTAGAIPTVPVGAGSGDAPTSSPPAAAVAAIADAAVARHATHGHRDPVMLVHAATAPTAVLRVLPELPAGLHRASLAAAWAATAAVTAAYAAPTPRPAPAGPVERDEVLDRALATGDPHAIKFADAAVDAYARTGDARHLTASAVATADIG
- a CDS encoding HDIG domain-containing metalloprotein, producing MPSVLLRPTADAARELARAVIGDLGNRWLHTAAVAARAEQLAAAVPPVDREILIASAWLHDIGYGELARATGFHPLDGARLLDRHGWPIRISSLVANHSGACFVAAVHGLEAEMAHYPDEASPTSDALTFADQTVGSRGEPLAIDDRIADMLHRHGPGSPNALVAHVRTPHIRAIADRVRARLGAVR
- a CDS encoding serine/threonine-protein kinase; translation: MPEAPTMIAGRYRLGEAIGSGGMGRVWLAHDERLDRDVAIKEIVLPPGSEEDAAVARRRTLREARAAARLNHPGVVGVYDVFEADGKPWIVMEHVPSRSLKEIVQQDGPLDDRQAAVIGLDILEALQAAHKAGVQHRDVKPANVLIADDGRVVLTDFGIATIEGDGLITSSGQQLHASLDYMAPERAQEGEATAAADLWSLGATLYDAVEGRAPFHRSSAVGTLTAIAADPPDPMERAGALAPVIDGLLKKNPGERLSAAEATRLLQAAADGKVARATAAPVAPAKPDHKPATVRTTPRRPLLIGAAVVLVLVVALVAFIALRPDGTTGPGTGDNVAADPTGTAAGAPSAVPSDDPAPPSAEPTLTGAANPSPSGGAAPGGGSEGDGTEGGGGRPQLPQGWRDYTDPTGFKVYVPNGWTRSQEGTEVYFTGSNGRVLLIDQTNEPKPDPVADWNSQRDYRVGRGEFPGYTEVKIVAVDYFQKAADWEWLYNESYGRVHVNNRGVITAPDQAYGIYWQTNEADWAASQSDLQLIYESFVPRP